From a region of the Dermatophagoides farinae isolate YC_2012a chromosome 3, ASM2471394v1, whole genome shotgun sequence genome:
- the LOC124498518 gene encoding uncharacterized protein LOC124498518: protein MRFILLRPTSSSLMSSRSLFLSLVILKQPTFHLFNRFSYNNNLCGCYHHHRHHERLMLPSSSSSKCSMINSDSFLSFLIEKFTKKMKIYDNFISWELSSSSSAPEYTNSNDNGNNNNNNNEDEDNEDDNIENTTATLNKLYNMNGGAKSSLEYCHSSFKTSSSSSSCLSMNRLTFFDNKNIIRLSLKPVSLLPQRPMTSSSHNMYGIGRPKQQSPSSTLIRVFSSNSTSNINNNNNNVNNDDNDNNNGDSGSDSGDNILIDNGDRIKCCWKCDKPLHENRHQSNATNGSNTQVLHNDNNNDVIIKCPHCSALQPISKNVDYFQLFNLNSMVIANKQQQPYWNYDIDLEKLRRNYLRLQQNMHPDMNINRSNIESEFSSTNSSIINDGYKILRDPYQRALYMLRLMFNIIIDEVNMDSEPNSLLEIMELNEEIELAHNDPDSLRVIMEQLKENMEKLMQNLTIAFNDLNASEARTLTIKYSYYNNAMAKLKSSL, encoded by the exons atgcGCTTTATCCTTCTAcgaccaacatcatcatcactaatgTCATCTCGGTCGTTATTCTTATCTCTTGTTATTCTGAAACAACCAACATTCCATTTGTTTAACCGTTTTagttacaataataatctatgCGGTtgctaccatcatcatcgtcatcatgaaCGGTTAAtgttaccatcatcatcatcatcaaaatgttcCATGATCAATTCTGACTcgtttttgtcttttttgatagaaaaatttaccaaaaagatgaaaatctatgataattttattagttgggaattatcatcatcatcatcagcgcCCGAATATACGAATTCAAATGacaatggtaataataataataataataatgaggaTGAGGATAATGAGGATGACAACATTGAAAACACCACTGCcacattgaataaattgtatAACATGAATGGTGGcgccaaatcatcattggaatattgtcattcatcatttaaaacgtcgtcatcatcgtcatcatgtTTATCGATGAATAGattaacattttttgataataaaaatatcattcgattatcattaaaacCTGTATCATTGTTGCCACAACGACcaatgacatcatcatcacataacATGTACGGTATTGGTcgaccaaaacaacaatcaccatcGTCGACATTGATTCGAGTGttttcatccaattcaacatcaaatatcaacaacaacaacaacaacgtgaataacgatgataatgataataataatggtgatagtGGTAGTGATAGTGGTGATAACATTCTTATCGATAATGGTGATAGAATCAAATGTTG CTGGAAATGTGATAAGCCGTTACATGAAAATCGTCATCAGTCGAATGCAACTAATGGATCGAATACTCAGGTGCTgcacaacgacaacaacaatgatgtaATCATTAAATGTCCACATTGTTCAGCATTACAGCCAATTTCTAAGAATGTTGACTATTTTCAACTATTCAATCTCAATTCAATGGTAATAGCAAATAAACAGCAGCAACCGTATTGGAATTATGATATCGATTTGGAAAAGTTACGAAGAAATTATTTACGCTTGCAGCAAAATATGCATCCGGATATGaacatcaatcgatcaaat ATTGAAAGTGAATTCTCGTCAACGAATTCATCGATTATCAATGATGGCTATAAAATATTACGTGATCCATATCAACGTGCACTGTATATGTTGCGTTTAATgttcaatataatcatcgatgaaG TTAATATGGATTCTGAACCGAACTCGTTACTCGAAATaatggaattgaatgaagaaattgaattggcCCATAATGATCCTGATAGTCTACGAGTGATAATGGaacaattgaaagaaaatatggaaaaattgaTGCAAAATTTAACCATTGCATTCAATGACTTGAACGCTAGTGAAGCTCGTACATTGACAATCAAATATtcatattataataatgctATGGctaaattgaaatcatcacTCTAG
- the LOC142597368 gene encoding uncharacterized protein LOC142597368, whose protein sequence is MGMDKSSKKVSKKKSTIKKGGKTSRKKSEKSLNKKSTKPKLTKKSTKKSDLSSTSKETSKSLATKTSTIDEDGVSKKVTDEQTTLTDTKIDDSTMTSKTVDDSKTSSATTSTTEDSKMISESSSQPKSEVAKEMEIKPKTQPSTATEMAKNNIDDQTKCLFNTCKLDPDVAIKIEKNRQAIEQVVNLLREIRPDQITGDIKEDLIKIHMIARGIRIRLAHHLAEQEKKMMDIMMKMLTPTKKEMAPPESEMKKEMAKTMTKSDEEKSKFATEKFADSDKTMATEVTKTTTTTADSDGSSSSSSSSDSTTMNKTETKVMKKSLENDPLKITIDEPLSKSAGEGTIIMKVCIKEVVENVEKSVSDNDDNSGGKTNNDESD, encoded by the coding sequence ATGGGGATGGACAAGTCATCGAAAAAAGTTAGTAAGAAAAAATCTACAATAAAAAAAGGTGGTAAAACTTCGCGTAAAAAATCggaaaaaagtttgaataaaaaatctacaaaaccaaaactgacaaaaaaatcgacGAAAAAAAGTGACCTTTCATCCACATCCAAAGAGACGTCGAAATCATTGGCGACCAAGACGAGCACCATCGATGAAGATGGAGTTTCGAAGAAAGTAACTGATGAGCAGACAACATTAACTGACactaaaattgatgattcgaCAATGACCTCAAAGACTGTTGATGATTCTAAAACGTCGTCTGCAACCACATCGACTACTGAAGATTCTAAAATGATTTCTGAATCTTCATCGCAACCAAAATCGGAGGTAGCCAAAGAAATGgaaatcaaaccaaaaactcaaccatcaacagcaacagaaaTGGCCAAAAACAATATAGATGATCAGACGAAATGTCTATTCAATACTTGTAAATTAGATCCGGATGTAgcgataaaaattgaaaaaaaccgtCAAGCAATCGAACAAGTGGTAAATCTTTTACGTGAAATAAGACCAGATCAAATTACCGGTGATATTAAAGAAGATCTGATTAAAATTCATATGATTGCACGAGGTATACGGATACGTTTAGCACATCATCTAgctgaacaagaaaaaaagatgatggatattatgatgaaaatgttgacgccaaccaaaaaagaaatggcACCACCGGAATCGGAAATGAAAAAGGAAATGgcaaaaacaatgacaaaaagtgatgaagaaaaatcgaaatttgcTACAGAAAAATTTGCTGATTCGGATAAAACAATGGCGACGGAAGTAACTAAAACGACGACCACAACGGCCGATAgtgatggatcatcatcatcatcatcatcatcggattcgacaacaatgaacaaaacagagacaaaagtgatgaaaaaatctcTTGAAAATGATCCACTGAAAATAACCATTGATGAACCATTATCGAAATCAGCTGGTGAAGGTACAATAATCATGAAAGTTTGTATCAAAGAAGTGGtggaaaatgttgaaaaaagcgtttccgataatgatgataatagtggtggcaaaacaaacaatgatgaaagtgattag